DNA sequence from the Chitinophaga flava genome:
TGCTGACTTTGTAAGCGTGGGACTCCTGCCATTGCTGTTGCCACTTTTTTTCGATTGCCCTGAAATTGTATTCCATATATGAGTGTAGATGAGCAGTAAGCAACGGATATAGACAATACATCCGGGCTTTACCGCGTTATCAGTTATAATTTAAAAATCGGATTATGCCGTTTCAGCAAAATAATGTTAAAAATATTAATACAGCAATGTCATCCCCCAACATCTTTATATATTGCCGTTTTCTTAACATATTACGTTGCCAGTAACCTAAGGGACTGGCAAAATTACACATAACTGCTAATTTTTATTATTTTCGCCGATAAACTGCAGATTAATGGCGCAATCCGGGAAATCATCAGCAAAGAAGTCTAAACCGTCCTACCTCTACTCCATTATTGGAGTAGCACTGGTATTGTTTTCATTGGGTACCCTGGGTCTTGTGGTAATCCATGCCAGCAAGCTTAGCAAGTACTTTAAGGAAAGTATTGAAGTACAGGTTATCCTGAGAGATAATGTAAAAGAAACCCAGGCCCTGGCGCTGCGCGATTCTATCGCCCATAAGCCATATATAAAAACAATTGAATATGTGTCCAAGGATATGGCGGCCCAGCGCTTCAAAAAGGATTTTGGAGAAGATTTTATACAGCTGTTGCAGTATAACCCATTGTATGCCAGTATTAATATAAAAGCTAACGCTAACTATGTTAATAATGACAGTCTGAAAGTGATTGAAAACAACCTCACGCAGCAGAGCATTGTGCGGGAGATATCCTATCAGCGTACACTGGTGAGCAAACTGAATGAAAACGTCAACAAAATAGGAATGGTGATCCTGATTATCAGCTGTCTGCTGGCACTGGTGGTCATCTTCCTGATCGATAATACGATCCGCCTGGCTATGTTCAGCAACCGTTTCCTGATCAAAACCATGCAGATGGTGGGTGCTACCCGCTGGTTTATCGCCAAACCGTTTGATCTCCGCAGCGTTGCCAATGGTGCTATCAGCGCACTGATTGCTATTGCCGGTCTGGTGGCCATTCTGTCGTTTGCAGATAAAGCCCTGCCGGAGCTCAACGGATTGCGGGACAACGTGATGATAGCCCTGCTTTTCCTGGGCATGATCGTCGTAGGTATCGCCATCTCCCTGTTCAGTACTCACCGCTCCGTAATGAAATACCTGCGGCTCAAACTGGACGATCTTTATTAATGCATCATCATCATAACAAATAAACACTATGGCTATGGCTAAAGAAACACTCAGATCTACTGTGACCAAGGACGCCCCCCAGGCATCCCATCCAGTGACCGACAGCCGCCCTATTTTCCCGAAAGAGAACTACAAATACATGCTGGCTGGCATCGTAGTGATTGTATTGGGCTTTTTTCTCATGATGGGAGGCAACAGTAATGATCCCAATGCTTTCAAACCGGAAGAAGTATACAGCTTTCGTCGTATCACGCTGGCACCTATCGTAATTGTGCTGGGCCTGCTGATAGAGGTGTATGCCATCATGGCTCGTCCTAAAACCAAAGAGTAGTTTTGCAGCCAACGAATATATTTTACAGCGATGATGCCCTCATCGCTTTTTTTTATCACTTTTAACCATACTTGATTTAATGAACTTTTTCCATGCCATCATTATTGCCATCGTAGAAGGGCTGACTGAATTTCTGCCGATCTCCTCTACTGGTCATATGATTATTGTAAGCTCGTTGCTGGGTATTAGCAAGGATGAATTTACCAAACTGTTTGAAGTAGTGATCCAGCTGGGCGCTATTCTGGCCGTGGTGGTATTGTACTGGAGGAAATTTCTGGTTTTTGATAAAAACAGGATCAGTTTTTATGTGAAGTTGATTGTAGCCGTGATACCTGCCCTCATCGCCGGTTATCTCTTCAGTGATAAAATAGACCAGCTGCTGGAAAGCCCGCTTACAGTGGGCATTACCCTGCTGCTCGGCGGTATCGTATTGTTGTTTGTGGACAATTGGTTCCAGCAACCAACAATCGACACAGATGAGAAAGTAGGCATCTTTGCAGCCCTGCGTATCGGCTTTTTCCAGTGCCTGGCGCTGGTGCCCGGTGTTAGCCGTAGTGCCGCTTCCATCATTGGCGGTATGCAACAGAAGCTTACCCGCAGTGAAGCAGCCGAATTCTCTTTCTTCCTGGCGGTACCTACCATGGCTGCAGCCACTGGTTACAAACTGCTGAAAGGGAAAGAGCTGCTGATGGCTCACCCGGAAAATCTGAAACTGCTGCTGGTGGGTAACATCGTAGCTTTTGTAGTGGCCATGGGCGCTATCAAGTTCTTTATCGGTGCCTTAAAAAAATATGGTTTCAAAATGTGGGGTTACTACCGCATTATTGTAGGCGCTATTATTATCGGTGCTATTCTGATGGGTTATTCCCTGGAACTGTAACTGTGATGGATGTGATAAATACTGATGCTCCTGATAGAGCGGAGATATGAGCGAAGATGAACGCGATATCTTATTGATAAAAACAAAGAACCCATTGATTTTACATCAATGGGTTCTTTGTTTTTATCTTCACTCCATCAGGAGCATCAGTATTTATCACATCCATCACAGTTACCCTTTGACGGCCAACAGTAATTCCAGATCTGTATACTTCAGTTTGAATTTTTCACTGAGATGGTAGTTGGTGAGGGCACCTTTATAGAGGTAAATACCATTTCTGATACCCCGTTTGATCCATACGAGATTTTCGAATCCGCCATCATCAGCTGCTTCAATGAGCAGGGGCATCAGTACATTGCTGATAGCTTCTGAGGCAGTGCGGGCGAAGCCGGAAGGGATATTGGGTACGCAGTAGTGTACTACGTCATACTTTTTGAATACCGGATTTTCGTGGCTGGTGATCTCGGAGGTTTCGAAGCAACCGCCGCGGTCTATGCTGACATCTACGATCACAGATCCTGCTTTCATATTGCTCACCATGGATTCGGTGACAACGATGGGGGTACGGCCGCTCTGGGAAGATAAGGCTCCCACGGCTACATCGGCGTTGCGCAGTTGTTCGGCCAGCACTTTGGGCTGGATCACAGATGTGAAGACCCGGACACCGATATTGTTCTGCAGCCTTTTAAGTTTGTAGATATTGTTGTCGAATACTTTCACAGAAGCACCCAGTGCCATCGCGGTGCGGGCTGCAAACTCCCCTACGATACCGGCCCCGATGATCACCACTTTGGTAGGTGGGATACCGGTGATGCCGCCCAGGAGAATACCCTTACCTTTATTGCCATTGCTCAGGTACTGACCGGCGATGAGCATGACAGCGCCGCCGGCAATTTCACTCATGGCCCTTACAATAGGGTAGGTGCCTGCATCGTCTTTCAGGTTTTCAAAAGAGAGCAGGGTGATGCGTTTGTCCATCATTTTCTGTACCTGGGGCGCTTTCAGGGCTGCCAGGTGGATGGGCGATATGATGATCTGGTGCGGGTGGAGTAGTTCAATTTCTTCGTCATTCAGTGGGGCTGACTTGACGATGATCTCCGCTTTGAACACTTCTTTTTTATCATACACGATCTCGGCACCGGCTTCTGAGTAGTCGGTATCATAGTAATGTGATCCGTCGCCAGCTTTATGTTCTACCACTATATGATGTCCGTGTGCGGCCAGGATGCTTACTGCGTCGGGCGTCAGGGCAATACGGTTTTCCTGGAAGGAGTTTTCCTTTGGGATACCGATGTACAAACGGGAATTTTTTTGTGGGATATCCAGCGTTTCTTCCAGTGGTGAATAAGTAAAGCCAGCACTCACTACAGGTTTTTGCCTTTGCTCCATATACGCTTCAATATTATTTTCTGTGATTAAGTAAAGATACGCTATTTGTCAGATGCAGCGATTTCGCGAAGTACCCTTTTTTGATCGGGGAGTACTTCCAGCTGAAGATGGACCGTATCAGGAGGCAGGAGCGGGGCTATCACGTCGGGCCATTCCACGAAGCTGATGGCGTCCTGGTAGAGTGTGTCTTCCACGCCGGCGCTGATAGCATCGTTCTCATCCTTTAACCGGTAGAGGTCGAGATGATAAATACGGCGGGGGCGTCCCTGCGGATCGAGGTAGCCATATTCGTTGATGATGGAGAAAGTGGGACTTGCCGTAGCGTCGGCTACGCCTTTGGCC
Encoded proteins:
- a CDS encoding alanine dehydrogenase; amino-acid sequence: MEQRQKPVVSAGFTYSPLEETLDIPQKNSRLYIGIPKENSFQENRIALTPDAVSILAAHGHHIVVEHKAGDGSHYYDTDYSEAGAEIVYDKKEVFKAEIIVKSAPLNDEEIELLHPHQIIISPIHLAALKAPQVQKMMDKRITLLSFENLKDDAGTYPIVRAMSEIAGGAVMLIAGQYLSNGNKGKGILLGGITGIPPTKVVIIGAGIVGEFAARTAMALGASVKVFDNNIYKLKRLQNNIGVRVFTSVIQPKVLAEQLRNADVAVGALSSQSGRTPIVVTESMVSNMKAGSVIVDVSIDRGGCFETSEITSHENPVFKKYDVVHYCVPNIPSGFARTASEAISNVLMPLLIEAADDGGFENLVWIKRGIRNGIYLYKGALTNYHLSEKFKLKYTDLELLLAVKG
- a CDS encoding cell division protein FtsX encodes the protein MAQSGKSSAKKSKPSYLYSIIGVALVLFSLGTLGLVVIHASKLSKYFKESIEVQVILRDNVKETQALALRDSIAHKPYIKTIEYVSKDMAAQRFKKDFGEDFIQLLQYNPLYASINIKANANYVNNDSLKVIENNLTQQSIVREISYQRTLVSKLNENVNKIGMVILIISCLLALVVIFLIDNTIRLAMFSNRFLIKTMQMVGATRWFIAKPFDLRSVANGAISALIAIAGLVAILSFADKALPELNGLRDNVMIALLFLGMIVVGIAISLFSTHRSVMKYLRLKLDDLY
- the tsaE gene encoding tRNA (adenosine(37)-N6)-threonylcarbamoyltransferase complex ATPase subunit type 1 TsaE, translated to MQWTFTLEQLPEIAGAFWEYFGDKQVFTLNGPMGAGKTTMIKALCAAKGVADATASPTFSIINEYGYLDPQGRPRRIYHLDLYRLKDENDAISAGVEDTLYQDAISFVEWPDVIAPLLPPDTVHLQLEVLPDQKRVLREIAASDK
- a CDS encoding DUF3098 domain-containing protein, whose protein sequence is MAKETLRSTVTKDAPQASHPVTDSRPIFPKENYKYMLAGIVVIVLGFFLMMGGNSNDPNAFKPEEVYSFRRITLAPIVIVLGLLIEVYAIMARPKTKE
- a CDS encoding undecaprenyl-diphosphate phosphatase; amino-acid sequence: MNFFHAIIIAIVEGLTEFLPISSTGHMIIVSSLLGISKDEFTKLFEVVIQLGAILAVVVLYWRKFLVFDKNRISFYVKLIVAVIPALIAGYLFSDKIDQLLESPLTVGITLLLGGIVLLFVDNWFQQPTIDTDEKVGIFAALRIGFFQCLALVPGVSRSAASIIGGMQQKLTRSEAAEFSFFLAVPTMAAATGYKLLKGKELLMAHPENLKLLLVGNIVAFVVAMGAIKFFIGALKKYGFKMWGYYRIIVGAIIIGAILMGYSLEL